A region of uncultured Desulfobacter sp. DNA encodes the following proteins:
- the secG gene encoding preprotein translocase subunit SecG yields MTGILIAIHVAVCIFLILVVLLQTGKGAEMGVSMGGAGSQALFGAAGPANILTKITTVVAIVFMITSLMLAYTSGHQSQSSVMKDVAGQQTDQKSE; encoded by the coding sequence ATGACAGGCATTTTGATAGCAATACATGTCGCAGTATGTATCTTTCTGATACTTGTTGTGCTGTTGCAGACGGGTAAGGGTGCAGAGATGGGCGTATCCATGGGTGGTGCAGGCAGTCAGGCACTTTTTGGTGCCGCTGGGCCCGCAAACATCCTGACCAAAATAACTACGGTCGTGGCCATTGTTTTCATGATTACATCCCTTATGTTGGCATATACGTCAGGACACCAATCCCAGTCCAGTGTTATGAAGGATGTAGCAGGACAGCAGACAGATCAGAAGAGTGAATAA
- the tpiA gene encoding triose-phosphate isomerase, which produces MTGTATRTPLIAGNWKMYKTGAQAVATAKQLADLSKGVKGVDIMIAPTALSLPLVAAALGKNSIVRLGAQNIYPGTEGAFTGEVSGAMIRDAGADYVIIGHSERRQYFGETDDHVCSKIRAALDAGLIPVMCIGETESQREADKTFFVLDKQVSDGLKGFGLEELDTLILAYEPVWAIGTGKTAGPEQVKEVHGFLRNLLKEKYAESFAAKIRILYGGSVKPGNINDLMQLDDVDGALVGGASLNPEDFNKIIRF; this is translated from the coding sequence ATGACAGGAACTGCAACAAGAACGCCATTAATTGCCGGTAACTGGAAAATGTACAAAACAGGAGCCCAGGCTGTTGCTACGGCTAAACAACTGGCAGATTTAAGCAAAGGGGTGAAGGGCGTTGATATCATGATTGCGCCCACCGCACTGTCATTGCCTTTAGTGGCAGCTGCTCTGGGCAAAAATTCTATAGTACGGTTAGGTGCACAAAATATTTATCCGGGCACGGAAGGTGCGTTTACCGGGGAAGTATCCGGGGCAATGATCAGGGATGCAGGTGCCGACTATGTTATTATCGGCCATTCCGAACGCAGGCAGTATTTTGGAGAAACCGATGATCATGTGTGCAGTAAAATCCGTGCCGCCCTTGATGCCGGACTTATCCCTGTGATGTGCATTGGAGAGACCGAAAGTCAACGGGAGGCGGATAAAACTTTTTTTGTCCTTGACAAACAGGTATCAGATGGGTTAAAAGGCTTTGGTCTTGAGGAACTTGACACCCTGATTCTGGCCTATGAGCCGGTGTGGGCAATTGGCACCGGAAAGACAGCCGGACCGGAGCAGGTCAAAGAAGTACACGGATTTTTGAGGAACCTGCTCAAGGAAAAATATGCTGAATCCTTCGCTGCAAAGATCAGAATTTTATACGGAGGATCAGTCAAGCCCGGTAATATCAATGATCTGATGCAGCTTGATGATGTTGACGGCGCATTGGTGGGAGGCGCAAGCCTGAACCCGGAAGATTTTAATAAAATTATTAGGTTTTAG
- the gap gene encoding type I glyceraldehyde-3-phosphate dehydrogenase, with amino-acid sequence MTVKIGINGFGRIGRMVFRAALENDAIEVAAINDLTDTESIAHLLTYDSVHGRLSNEVTHGDGCIVVDGKQIWVTALKDPAQIAWADAGVDIVLECTGLFRNRETAGKHLEGGAKKVIISAPAKDPDVTIVMGVNHEDYDPGNHHILSNASCTTNCLAPVAKVLLENFGIVSGLMTTIHSYTGDQRLLDFPHKDLRRARAAALSMIPTTTGAAKAVSLVLPELEGRLNGLAVRVPTPNVSLVDLVVTTEKKDLTKEMINQALKKASETDLSGYLGYCEKPLVSIDHNSCPLSSIVDASCTDVINGNMVKIFSWYDNEAGYSHRMVDLATMVGLAL; translated from the coding sequence ATGACTGTAAAAATAGGTATTAACGGATTTGGCAGGATCGGACGTATGGTCTTTCGGGCTGCCTTGGAAAATGATGCCATTGAAGTTGCGGCCATTAACGATCTGACAGATACTGAAAGCATTGCCCATCTGCTCACATATGACTCTGTACACGGGCGTCTGTCCAACGAAGTAACCCATGGGGACGGGTGTATTGTGGTGGATGGAAAACAGATCTGGGTTACTGCGCTAAAAGATCCTGCCCAGATTGCCTGGGCCGATGCCGGTGTGGACATTGTTCTGGAATGCACAGGGCTTTTCAGAAACCGTGAAACCGCGGGAAAGCACCTTGAAGGCGGGGCCAAAAAAGTCATTATTTCAGCGCCTGCCAAGGATCCGGATGTCACCATTGTTATGGGCGTCAACCATGAAGATTACGATCCGGGCAATCACCACATTCTGTCCAATGCCTCCTGTACCACCAACTGTCTGGCGCCTGTGGCCAAGGTGCTGCTGGAGAACTTCGGCATTGTATCCGGACTTATGACCACGATTCACTCCTATACGGGTGACCAGCGCCTGCTTGATTTCCCCCACAAGGATTTGCGCCGGGCAAGGGCAGCTGCCCTGTCCATGATTCCCACCACTACGGGTGCGGCCAAAGCGGTTTCCCTGGTTCTGCCCGAACTTGAAGGCAGACTTAACGGACTTGCCGTACGGGTACCCACGCCCAATGTGTCTCTTGTGGATCTTGTGGTTACCACCGAAAAAAAGGATCTGACTAAAGAGATGATCAATCAGGCCCTTAAAAAGGCATCGGAAACAGATCTTTCGGGCTATCTTGGCTATTGCGAAAAACCCCTGGTATCCATTGATCATAACTCCTGTCCGCTCTCTTCCATTGTTGATGCATCCTGTACGGATGTCATCAACGGAAATATGGTAAAAATCTTTTCATGGTACGACAACGAGGCAGGCTATTCTCATCGTATGGTTGATCTGGCCACCATGGTGGGACTCGCTCTTTAA
- a CDS encoding PTS sugar transporter subunit IIA: MTGILIVTHANLGATLIETLEFILGKKQENLAAISIDIKQDPEGLRKRIKQGIKDVYCEKGVIILTDMFGGTPSNLAYAFLEEGKVEVISGVNLPIVLKAVTSREKMDIKALTAALIEHGKKSISLASDILKGTSRSLS; encoded by the coding sequence ATGACAGGAATTTTAATTGTCACCCATGCGAATTTAGGTGCAACATTGATTGAAACCCTGGAATTCATTCTGGGGAAAAAGCAGGAAAACCTTGCAGCAATATCCATAGACATCAAACAGGATCCGGAGGGTTTACGAAAAAGAATTAAGCAGGGCATCAAAGATGTTTATTGCGAAAAAGGCGTTATCATTTTAACCGACATGTTCGGGGGTACACCTTCAAACCTGGCTTACGCCTTTCTTGAAGAGGGAAAGGTTGAAGTGATTTCAGGCGTCAATCTGCCCATTGTTCTCAAAGCGGTAACTTCCCGGGAGAAAATGGATATTAAAGCGTTGACTGCGGCCCTGATTGAACACGGGAAAAAAAGTATTTCTCTTGCCAGCGATATTCTGAAAGGGACCAGCCGGTCCTTGTCCTAA
- the rapZ gene encoding RNase adapter RapZ, with amino-acid sequence MDTLKVYIITGISGSGKTTVAQAFEDASFYCIDNMPMELVPKVLELPLGENSKVKGAAFVMDMRSQAFLNTFVSGVSALEEMGVSPVIIFLEADTQTLVKRFSQTRRHHPLDNGKNLLDSIKAEKQSMACVRQLAHKIIDTSNFNVHQLKAQILHLVSHDAVCENFMKLNIMSFGYKYGIPVDADNVVDLRFLANPYFVPELKAQNGESDAVKTFVLETPEAKNFLEIYNNLIDYLVPLYKKENKAYLTFAFGCTGGRHRSVAVSRAVFERLVKKGLNPNLQHRDIDRDLKEL; translated from the coding sequence ATGGACACCTTGAAGGTATATATCATCACAGGAATTTCAGGTTCCGGGAAGACAACCGTGGCCCAGGCCTTTGAAGATGCATCTTTTTACTGCATTGATAACATGCCCATGGAACTTGTGCCCAAGGTGCTGGAATTACCGTTAGGGGAGAATTCCAAAGTTAAGGGGGCCGCCTTTGTGATGGATATGCGGTCACAAGCCTTTTTAAACACATTTGTTTCAGGGGTGTCGGCTTTGGAAGAGATGGGTGTTTCTCCGGTCATCATATTTCTTGAGGCGGATACCCAGACCCTGGTCAAACGTTTCAGTCAGACCCGCAGACACCACCCGCTGGATAATGGAAAAAACCTTTTGGACAGCATCAAAGCTGAAAAGCAGAGTATGGCCTGTGTCCGTCAGCTGGCCCACAAGATCATTGACACCTCCAATTTCAATGTTCATCAGCTGAAAGCTCAGATTCTGCACCTTGTATCCCATGATGCGGTTTGCGAAAACTTCATGAAGCTGAATATCATGTCTTTTGGCTATAAATACGGGATTCCGGTTGATGCAGATAATGTGGTGGATCTTCGGTTCTTGGCCAATCCCTATTTTGTTCCGGAACTTAAAGCCCAGAACGGAGAATCCGATGCGGTAAAGACCTTTGTCCTGGAAACCCCGGAGGCAAAAAACTTTTTAGAAATATATAACAATCTCATTGACTATCTTGTTCCTTTATATAAAAAAGAAAATAAGGCTTATCTGACATTCGCCTTTGGCTGTACCGGCGGACGCCACAGAAGCGTAGCCGTTTCCCGGGCCGTCTTTGAACGGCTGGTTAAAAAAGGCCTGAACCCTAATTTACAGCACAGAGATATTGACAGAGACCTCAAAGAATTATAG
- a CDS encoding PTS sugar transporter subunit IIA, producing MKFSDIIQLDAIVEDLKAKNKPEVIKELSGAVAPMAGAEAQDVAIVLMERETLSSTGIGGGIAIPHGKLPSVKSIAVGFGRSIKGIDFDSLDNRPVHLFFLLLTPEHSTGGHLKVLAQISKRLKMNQFKERLLSAESTEQIYQVIVENDEEF from the coding sequence ATGAAATTCAGTGACATTATACAACTGGACGCCATTGTCGAAGATCTTAAAGCCAAGAACAAACCAGAAGTTATAAAGGAGCTGTCCGGAGCTGTGGCACCCATGGCCGGGGCTGAGGCCCAGGATGTTGCCATTGTCCTGATGGAGCGTGAAACCTTAAGCTCCACAGGCATTGGAGGAGGTATCGCCATTCCCCACGGCAAGCTCCCCTCGGTGAAATCCATTGCAGTCGGTTTTGGACGAAGTATCAAAGGGATTGATTTTGACTCTTTGGATAACCGGCCGGTTCATCTTTTTTTTCTGCTTTTAACCCCCGAACATTCCACAGGGGGGCATTTAAAGGTTCTTGCCCAGATTTCCAAAAGGCTGAAAATGAATCAGTTTAAAGAACGTCTGTTATCCGCGGAATCAACAGAGCAGATTTATCAGGTCATTGTGGAGAATGACGAAGAATTTTAA
- the raiA gene encoding ribosome-associated translation inhibitor RaiA codes for MQVTITFKKIDASDSLKSYVNKKFKRFDKILDGPAEASVVLSIEKIRHIAEITLTSGALNIHAKEEAESMYAAIDTLVDKVKGQVTKHKEKIKKHMSGNKPSLADALEFGTDEPLPGSMDDNIIVEPLETKPMDIEDAVIELESGKKSFYAFVNARTQQVNVIYKHNNGKLGLIAPQG; via the coding sequence ATGCAGGTCACGATTACGTTCAAAAAAATAGATGCATCCGATTCCCTGAAATCCTATGTAAATAAAAAATTTAAACGGTTTGACAAGATACTGGACGGGCCGGCCGAGGCCAGTGTGGTTCTAAGTATTGAAAAAATAAGGCACATTGCGGAAATTACGTTAACCAGCGGAGCACTTAACATCCATGCAAAGGAAGAAGCTGAAAGCATGTATGCCGCCATTGACACCTTGGTCGATAAAGTCAAAGGCCAGGTCACAAAACACAAGGAAAAAATCAAAAAACATATGTCAGGCAATAAACCAAGTCTGGCAGACGCCCTGGAGTTCGGTACAGATGAACCTTTACCAGGGTCCATGGACGATAATATTATTGTAGAGCCCCTTGAGACAAAGCCCATGGACATTGAGGATGCGGTGATTGAACTGGAGTCGGGCAAAAAATCTTTCTATGCTTTTGTTAATGCCCGCACGCAACAGGTCAATGTGATTTATAAACATAATAACGGAAAACTGGGACTGATTGCCCCCCAAGGATAG